In the genome of Labeo rohita strain BAU-BD-2019 chromosome 24, IGBB_LRoh.1.0, whole genome shotgun sequence, one region contains:
- the ube2wb gene encoding probable ubiquitin-conjugating enzyme E2 W-B isoform X2, with the protein MTLNEKSVQNTITQWIVDMEGASGTLYEGEKFQLLFKFSSRYPFDSPQVMFTGDNIPVHPHVYSNGHICLSILTEDWSPALSVQSVCLSIISMLSSCKEKRRPPDNSFYVRTCNKNPKKTKWWYHDDTC; encoded by the exons ATGACCCTAAATGAGAAGAGCGTACAGAACACCATCACACA ATGGATTGTGGATATGGAAGGAGCCTCTGGTACTCTTTACGAGGGGGAGAAATTTCAGcttctttttaaatttagtagTCGTTATCCCTTTGACTCACCTCAG GTAATGTTCACAGGAGACAATATACCTGTCCATCCCCACGTTTATAGCAATGGCCACATCTGCCTGTCCATCTTAACGGAGGACTGGTCACCAGCTCTTTCGGTGCAGTCTGTTTGtcttagcattattagcatgctgTCTAGCTGCAAAGAGAAG aggCGGCCTCCCGATAACTCATTTTATGTACGGACATGTAATAAAAATCCAAAGAAGACAAAATGGTGGTATCACG ATGATACCTGTTAA
- the ube2wb gene encoding probable ubiquitin-conjugating enzyme E2 W-B isoform X1, with product MASMQKRLQKELLALQNDPPPGMTLNEKSVQNTITQWIVDMEGASGTLYEGEKFQLLFKFSSRYPFDSPQVMFTGDNIPVHPHVYSNGHICLSILTEDWSPALSVQSVCLSIISMLSSCKEKRRPPDNSFYVRTCNKNPKKTKWWYHDDTC from the exons ATGGCGTCGATGCAG AAAAGGTTACAGAAGGAACTGCTAGCCTTGCAGAATGATCCGCCTCCCGGAATGACCCTAAATGAGAAGAGCGTACAGAACACCATCACACA ATGGATTGTGGATATGGAAGGAGCCTCTGGTACTCTTTACGAGGGGGAGAAATTTCAGcttctttttaaatttagtagTCGTTATCCCTTTGACTCACCTCAG GTAATGTTCACAGGAGACAATATACCTGTCCATCCCCACGTTTATAGCAATGGCCACATCTGCCTGTCCATCTTAACGGAGGACTGGTCACCAGCTCTTTCGGTGCAGTCTGTTTGtcttagcattattagcatgctgTCTAGCTGCAAAGAGAAG aggCGGCCTCCCGATAACTCATTTTATGTACGGACATGTAATAAAAATCCAAAGAAGACAAAATGGTGGTATCACG ATGATACCTGTTAA
- the eloca gene encoding elongin C paralog a isoform X2, with the protein MDVEERTYGGCEGPDAMYVKLISSDGHEFIVKREHALTSGTIKAMLSGPGQFAENETNEVNFREIPSHVLSKVCMYFTYKVRYTNSSTEIPEFPIAPEIALELLMAANFLDC; encoded by the exons ATGTTGAAGAGAGGACTTATGGTGGTTGTGAAGGCCCGGATGCCATGTATGTAAAGCTGATCTCTTCAGATGGCCATGAGTTTATTGTAAAGAGAGAGCATGCTTTAACCTCTGGCACCATCAAAGCTATGCTGAGTGGACCTG GTCAGTTTGCTGAAAATGAAACCAATGAGGTGAACTTCCGGGAGATCCCGTCTCATGTtctctccaaagtttgcatgtatTTTACCTATAAAGTGCGCTATACCAACAGCTCGACGGAAATTCCAGAATTTCCCATTGCTCCTGAGATTGCCTTGGAATTGCTTATGGCTGCAAACTTTCTTGATTGTTAG
- the eloca gene encoding elongin C paralog a isoform X1 yields the protein MADVEERTYGGCEGPDAMYVKLISSDGHEFIVKREHALTSGTIKAMLSGPGQFAENETNEVNFREIPSHVLSKVCMYFTYKVRYTNSSTEIPEFPIAPEIALELLMAANFLDC from the exons CAGATGTTGAAGAGAGGACTTATGGTGGTTGTGAAGGCCCGGATGCCATGTATGTAAAGCTGATCTCTTCAGATGGCCATGAGTTTATTGTAAAGAGAGAGCATGCTTTAACCTCTGGCACCATCAAAGCTATGCTGAGTGGACCTG GTCAGTTTGCTGAAAATGAAACCAATGAGGTGAACTTCCGGGAGATCCCGTCTCATGTtctctccaaagtttgcatgtatTTTACCTATAAAGTGCGCTATACCAACAGCTCGACGGAAATTCCAGAATTTCCCATTGCTCCTGAGATTGCCTTGGAATTGCTTATGGCTGCAAACTTTCTTGATTGTTAG